A window of Citrus sinensis cultivar Valencia sweet orange chromosome 7, DVS_A1.0, whole genome shotgun sequence contains these coding sequences:
- the LOC107175495 gene encoding cation/H(+) antiporter 14-like — protein sequence MSSSLTLKRISPAEWYEQSPGKTSCTDMCQLETSTDQRYVPTRCSSPKERGHDFTKSQQFRHAPNRWGERDVPRLPTIRWLETHEGLSSPENGGHEAYSENMVLIFLSTRAVYVLLRPLHQTTIMAQIIGGALMGPSLLREIPLFPMGSRYVLRTFAEFGMILHAFVLGVQIDLGLVKHIRKRAVIIGITSTLLPLVFGLSSFRIVQRTSHLDDETASSIAASVVVNSMTSLVVITGLLKELKMLNSELGRLAASITIVSHIFGWSANGPPLGTQLVQKLDFFTSGFLLPVFCAMSGIRMELYLINEKSFIKIEFIILMSYLGKFTGVIVPSLFFGMSFLKASCLALIMCCRGIAEIAVYCMWKDRKIITNQIFAIMITNMVIITGISTTIVGYLYDPSRRYKLDVRRAICKSKQNSLRILVCIHKEQNVNPLISLLEVSNPTRNSPIAAFVLQLMELKGSVTAFLKPHHQQTKSEAASSTQLINAFTQFQRCYYGHVVVQHFTTIAPYATMHDDVCTLALDKRVVIIIVPFHKQWGVGGILESTDLSIRALNRNVLHKAPCSVGILVHRGQNKSNRPVYTGELLYHIVMLFIGGADDREALAYSRRMAEHPNTSLTVVWFITTDQNRPSTEMPDDHELDNQAFDEFKDSMVGNKIIFREEIVKDGIGTTQVIQAFAETFDLFIVGKNHDPCCKATLGLSEWIEYPELGILGDTLVNSNDEFSVLVVQQQPKESRHELKSIQ from the exons ATGTCCTCATCCCTCACACTGAAGCGAATCTCCCCAGCTGAATGGTACGAGCAGAGTCCTGGTAAAACATCGTGTACGGACATGTGCCAACTAGAAACGAGCACCGACCAGAGATACGTACCGACCAGATGCTCATCACCCAAAGAAAGAGGACATGATTTCACGAAATCGCAACAGTTTCGCCATGCCCCGAACCGCTGGGGAGAACGTGACGTCCCACGTTTACCCACGATTCGGTGGTTGGAGACCCATGAGGGTCTGTCATCACCCGAAAATGGGGGGCATGAAGCATACTCAGAAAAC ATGGTTCTCATCTTCTTATCCACCAGAGCTGTATACGTTTTGCTTCGACCTTTACATCAAACTACAATCATGGCACAGATTATT GGTGGTGCATTAATGGGCCCCTCACTTCTGCGTGAAATTCCTTTGTTTCCAATGGGAAGTAGATACGTGCTTAGAACTTTTGCTGAATTTGGCATGATCTTACACGCATTCGTGTTAGGAGTGCAGATTGATCTAGGATTAGTAAAGCACATAAGAAAAAGAGCAGTGATAATTGGTATCACAAGCACATTACTACCATTAGTGTTTGGCTTGTCAAGCTTCCGAATCGTACAAAGAACAAGCCATCTAGATGATGAAACAGCAAGCTCAATCGCTGCTTCAGTGGTGGTTAATTCCATGACTTCATTGGTTGTCATAACTGGCCTCCTTAAAGAACTGAAAATGCTAAATTCAGAGCTGGGTCGCTTGGCTGCATCCATCACAATTGTTAGCCACATATTTGGTTGGAGTGCTA ATGGACCACCATTAGGCACACAATTAGTACAAAAACTTGATTTTTTCACATCAGGATTCCTGCTTCCTGTTTTTTGTGCTATGAGTGGAATAAGAATGGAATTATATCTCATAAATGAGAAATCATTTATAAAGATCGAGTTCATCATCTTAATGTCCTATTTAGGGAAGTTCACAGGTGTAATCGTACCATCACTGTTCTTTGGCATGTCTTTCTTGAAAGCTTCGTGTCTTGCTCTCATCATGTGTTGCCGAGGAATTGCCGAGATAGCCGTCTATTGCATGTGGAAGGACAGGAAG ATCATAACTAATCAGATATTTGCGATTATGATAACCAACATGGTGATTATAACTGGGATTTCAACAACTATCGTGGGTTACCTTTATGACCCGTCAAGAAGATACAAATTAGACGTGAGAAGGGCAATCTGTAAATCCAAGCAAAACAGTCTCCGAATATTGGTTTGCATACACAAAGAACAAAATGTGAATCCACTAATAAGTCTCCTTGAAGTGTCAAATCCAACAAGAAATAGTCCCATTGCTGCCTTTGTGCTTCAGCTTATGGAGTTGAAAGGCAGTGTCACCGCATTTCTTAAACCGCACCATCAACAAACCAAGAGTGAAGCGGCTTCTTCAACTCAACTTATCAATGCCTTTACTCAATTTCAAAGATGCTATTACGGACATGTTGTGGTTCAACATTTCACTACAATTGCTCCTTATGCAACCATGCATGATGATGTATGCACACTTGCACTTGACAAAAGGGTAGTCATTATAATTGTTCCCTTTCACAAACAATGGGGAGTTGGTGGCATATTGGAATCAACTGACCTTTCGATACGAGCCTTGAATAGAAATGTACTTCACAAGGCTCCTTGCTCCGTTGGGATACTTGTTCACCGAGGCCAAAACAAGAGCAACCGGCCGGTATATACGGGGGAATTGTTGTATCATATCGTTATGCTCTTCATAGGCGGTGCTGATGATCGAGAGGCGTTGGCATACAGTAGACGCATGGCTGAGCATCCAAATACCAGCCTCACTGTAGTTTGGTTTATAACAACTGATCAGAATAGACCTAGCACAGAGATGCCGGATGATCATGAGCTTGACAATCAAGCATTTGATGAGTTTAAAGATAGTATGGTAGGGaataagattatttttagAGAGGAGATTGTGAAAGATGGAATAGGAACAACACAAGTTATACAAGCGTTTGCGGAAACGTTTGATTTGTTCATTGTTGGTAAAAATCACGACCCGTGTTGTAAGGCTACATTAGGTCTTTCAGAATGGATTGAGTACCCTGAGCTAGGGATTCTGGGAGACACGCTGGTGAATTCAAACGATGAGTTTTCAGTTTTGGTGGTGCAACAGCAACCGAAAGAAAGTAGGCATGAACTTAAAAGCATTCAGTAA
- the LOC102621617 gene encoding WRKY transcription factor WRKY24-like gives MASSSGNLDTLTNSHHHHPTNNFTFSTHPFMNPTSFTDLLTSSAPADHAQLHSNNSNTTTTTTTTTHGLSDRIAERTGSGVPKFKSIQPPSLPISPPSLFSPSSYFSIPAGLSPAELLDSPVLLNTSNVLPSPTTGAFQTFNWKSNIGSNDQQRVKQENKNQSDFSFPTQTRPNTTSSIAQQNQPWNYQESTKQDVKLAQSFSTTLQSNNQSNSGFQSDFGNYQHQQSQPIRESKKSDDGYNWRKYGQKQVKGSENPRSYYKCTFPSCPTKKKVERSLDGQITEIVYKGSHNHPKPQSTRRSSSSSVNSNAIQASTQHSNEIQDQSYATHGSGQMDSAATPENSSISVGDDDVDQGSQKSKSGGGGAGGGDDFDEDEPEAKRWKIEGESEGISAPGSRTVREPRVVVQTTSDIDILDDGYRWRKYGQKVVKGNPNPRSYYKCTHPGCPVRKHVERASHDLRAVITTYEGKHNHDVPAARGSGSRALPDNSSNNNHNSNSNSNNNGTLPVRASAVAHHPNNNSILNPVHNLRVSSSEGQAPYTLEMLQGSGSFGFPGYGNALRSYMNEGQQQDNVLSRAKEEPRDHDTFFESLLF, from the exons ATGGCCTCTTCTTCTGGTAACTTAGACACTTTAACAAACTCACACCATCACCACCCAACAAACAACTTCACTTTCTCAACACATCCCTTCATGAACCCCACTTCTTTCACTGATCTTCTTACATCTTCCGCACCGGCCGATCATGCTCAACTTCATAGCAATAACAGCaacacaacaacaacaacaacaacaacaactcaTGGATTGTCGGATCGTATAGCTGAGAGAACCGGGTCGGGTGTGCCGAAATTCAAGTCTATCCAGCCTCCTTCATTGCCCATCTCCCCTCCTTCACTTTTCTCTCCTTCTTCTTACTTCTCTATTCCTGCTGGCCTCAGCCCTGCTGAGCTCTTGGACTCCCCTGTTTTGCTTAACACTTCCAAC GTTCTGCCATCTCCAACAACTGGAGCATTTCAAACTTTCAACTGGAAGAGCAATATTGGCAGTAACGACCAGCAACGTGTTAAAcaggaaaacaaaaatcaatctGATTTCTCATTTCCAACACAAACAAGGCCCAACACAACATCATCAATT GCACAGCAAAACCAACCATGGAATTATCAGGAATCCACAAAGCAAGATGTGAAATTGGCACAGAGTTTTTCAACAACTTTGCAAAGTAACAATCAGAGCAACAGTGGGTTCCAATCAGATTTTGGAAACTACCAACACCAACAATCTCAGCCCATTAGAGAGAGTAAAAAATCTGATGATGGATATAATTGGAGAAAATATGGGCAAAAACAAGTCAAAGGAAGTGAAAATCCAAGAAGTTATTACAAGTGCACATTCCCAAGTTGCCCAACAAAGAAGAAAGTTGAAAGGTCATTGGATGGGCAGATAACTGAGATTGTTTACAAGGGCAGTCACAATCATCCCAAGCCTCAATCTACAAGGAGATCATCGTCATCCTCGGTTAATTCTAATGCCATCCAAGCATCTACTCAACATTCAAATGAAATACAAGATCAGTCATATGCTACACATGGAAGTGGACAGATGGATTCAGCTGCAACCCCAGAGAATTCTTCGATATCGGTGGGAGATGATGACGTTGATCAGGGTTCACAGAAGAGTAAATCAGGAGGAGGAGGAGCTGGAGGAGgagatgattttgatgaagatGAACCTGAGGCCAAAAGATG GAAAATTGAGGGTGAAAGTGAAGGCATTTCAGCTCCTGGAAGTAGAACAGTGAGAGAACCAAGAGTTGTTGTTCAAACCACCAGTGACATTGACATTCTAGATGATGGGTACAGATGGAGGAAATATGGCCAAAAAGTTGTAAAGGGGAATCCAAATCCAAG GAGTTATTACAAGTGTACGCATCCAGGTTGTCCAGTGAGAAAGCATGTTGAGAGAGCATCACACGATCTTAGAGCAGTGATCACAACCTATGAGGGAAAGCACAACCATGATGTTCCGGCAGCTCGCGGCAGCGGCAGCAGGGCTCTGCCGGATAATAGCAGCAATAATAACCATAACAGTAACAGCAATAGTAACAACAACGGGACACTGCCCGTAAGGGCATCGGCAGTGGCTCATCATCCTAACAACAACTCGATTCTCAATCCTGTTCACAATCTGAGGGTATCCTCATCTGAAGGCCAAGCACCCTATACCCTCGAAATGTTGCAGGGCAGCGGCAGCTTCGGTTTTCCCGGATATGGAAATGCTTTGAGGTCTTATATGAATGAGGGTCAGCAGCAAGACAATGTGTTATCAAGAGCCAAGGAAGAACCAAGGGATCATGACACATTCTTCGAGTCATTGCTCTTTTGA